Proteins encoded by one window of Fischerella sp. PCC 9605:
- a CDS encoding alr0857 family protein — MLKLTYTETSFHLECLTQSLEEWVAQRVILALRVGQSLCVEPSTASFLLPADLPGLEQLKTQVQWDEREIIALCPSDAEYIEVTLRGSWLSEISEDVEGVFVTTMSDRTELLLHKLWLAAGRCASVMSE, encoded by the coding sequence ATGCTAAAACTAACTTACACCGAAACGAGTTTTCACCTAGAGTGTCTCACTCAATCCCTTGAGGAGTGGGTAGCGCAGCGAGTGATTTTGGCACTGCGAGTCGGTCAAAGTCTGTGCGTTGAACCCAGTACTGCTTCCTTTTTGCTTCCTGCTGATTTGCCAGGACTTGAACAACTCAAAACTCAGGTGCAATGGGATGAAAGGGAAATAATTGCTTTATGTCCTTCTGATGCTGAGTATATCGAAGTCACTCTCCGAGGTTCTTGGCTATCAGAGATTTCTGAGGACGTAGAAGGTGTGTTTGTCACCACAATGAGCGATCGCACTGAGTTGTTACTACACAAACTCTGGCTGGCGGCTGGGAGGTGCGCCTCCGTCATGAGTGAATGA
- a CDS encoding HNH endonuclease translates to MTIGAQVLEQSVVVFSQNYLPLCRVNIKRAIVLLVTNKAEPLDITSSSGWQIHSPSLVMYVPKHIRLKITSRERMWKVPPVNRREVLRRDRHSCQYCGNSKHLTLDHVIPRSRGGQHTWNNVVAACKQCNSKKGDRTPQEAGMQLRTKPKAPVHPTIAFAEKFWMDVQTNLE, encoded by the coding sequence GTGACGATCGGAGCGCAAGTTTTAGAGCAATCTGTGGTGGTGTTTTCTCAAAATTACTTGCCACTGTGTCGAGTCAATATCAAGCGAGCGATCGTGCTTTTAGTCACAAATAAGGCGGAGCCGCTAGATATTACCAGCAGCAGTGGTTGGCAAATTCACTCTCCTAGCTTAGTGATGTATGTACCAAAACATATTCGCTTGAAAATTACTTCTCGCGAACGGATGTGGAAGGTTCCGCCAGTAAATAGACGGGAAGTGTTGCGGCGAGATCGGCACAGTTGCCAATATTGCGGTAACAGCAAACATCTGACACTGGATCATGTGATTCCTCGTTCTCGAGGTGGTCAACACACCTGGAATAACGTAGTTGCTGCTTGTAAGCAGTGTAACTCCAAAAAAGGAGACAGAACCCCCCAAGAGGCTGGTATGCAGCTGCGTACCAAACCGAAAGCGCCAGTCCACCCAACTATTGCTTTTGCCGAAAAATTTTGGATGGACGTGCAAACAAACCTGGAATAA
- a CDS encoding GAF domain-containing sensor histidine kinase produces MKKRLSSSLQCPDEAERLTHYPVKLMQHEEDTTALQLAQKINQIIANSSTPAMMLQDIAQVLGVAFKVDCCCLVTVQGKASGAEVTANWCVQEYSSASHPDEIFSMEQLDLPVVQCAAEPTIEDISTIQNSLAIGCQNLPLPIKAVLAIATRFGGNKNGVISLIKSQLYDWSESEKRLLRTVESVCAIAFSQVAQTQLITSQQQNLQTCAQHQNLIKQLTILSRSNLEVNQMLQVAIASTAEALEADRGLLILLKYTDPLFRSIPKKQIPKAKATVIGEWSRETESFYLGKEDTQDNSFWLSDCGICRRAFTAESGKPVIIHDNRDRRKDTSTVAPAFVLEKLPAMLLMRLESQGKILGFLALQQAQPRQWQIAELNMVEMVCAQLSNAIIQTQTLRQVQMLVDERTSQLQRSLDVQAKLYERTRQYVEQLRELNQLKDEFLSNMSDRLRYPLTNMRMALRMLRQPGRTPEQQAKYLDILEEECTKEINLINDLLTLQKLETHQERPQFETIDLNTRIEDLAASFEKKFADKGLSISLDLPEESLELQTELESFDRILQELFTNAGKFSERDTIVQLEATHQVVEQVDRVIIKVTNIGRGISEEEATYIFDAFRRGRGRWIPGTGLGLALVKSLVQHLNGGIAVESTPIADTNLSKICFILNLPQFSDEDKPYSESD; encoded by the coding sequence ATGAAAAAGCGTTTGTCTTCATCGCTACAATGTCCAGATGAAGCAGAACGACTCACACACTACCCGGTCAAGCTGATGCAGCATGAGGAAGACACAACCGCCCTCCAGTTGGCACAAAAAATAAATCAAATCATTGCCAATAGCTCAACCCCAGCAATGATGCTGCAAGATATTGCCCAAGTGTTAGGAGTTGCTTTCAAAGTAGATTGCTGCTGCCTAGTAACTGTTCAGGGCAAGGCGTCTGGTGCAGAAGTGACTGCAAATTGGTGCGTCCAAGAGTATTCAAGTGCGTCGCATCCAGATGAGATATTCTCAATGGAACAGCTGGATTTACCAGTGGTGCAATGTGCGGCTGAACCAACCATTGAAGACATTTCGACAATTCAAAACAGTTTGGCAATAGGATGTCAAAATTTGCCACTGCCAATCAAAGCTGTTTTGGCGATCGCTACCCGTTTTGGAGGTAACAAAAACGGTGTGATTAGCCTGATCAAGTCGCAGTTGTATGATTGGAGTGAGTCAGAAAAACGTTTGCTCAGAACTGTGGAGTCAGTTTGTGCGATCGCTTTTTCGCAAGTGGCACAAACACAGTTAATCACCTCACAACAGCAGAATCTGCAAACCTGCGCCCAGCATCAAAACCTCATCAAGCAATTGACAATCCTCAGTCGTAGCAATTTAGAGGTGAATCAAATGCTTCAGGTGGCGATCGCCTCTACCGCCGAAGCTTTAGAAGCCGATCGCGGTTTGCTGATACTACTGAAATACACCGATCCGCTGTTTAGGAGCATACCTAAAAAACAAATTCCCAAAGCCAAAGCGACCGTAATCGGCGAATGGTCTAGGGAAACAGAAAGTTTCTATCTTGGTAAAGAAGATACTCAAGATAATTCCTTCTGGCTTTCAGACTGTGGTATATGTCGGCGTGCCTTCACAGCAGAATCTGGAAAACCTGTAATCATTCACGACAATAGAGACCGACGCAAAGATACCTCAACCGTCGCCCCAGCATTTGTTTTAGAGAAACTGCCGGCAATGCTGTTAATGCGATTGGAAAGTCAAGGCAAAATCTTGGGATTTCTAGCATTACAGCAAGCCCAACCTCGCCAGTGGCAGATAGCAGAATTAAATATGGTAGAAATGGTCTGCGCTCAACTCAGCAATGCCATAATTCAGACACAGACACTGCGGCAAGTGCAGATGTTGGTGGATGAACGCACGTCTCAATTGCAGCGCAGCTTAGATGTTCAAGCCAAACTGTACGAAAGAACGCGGCAATATGTAGAGCAACTGCGAGAACTCAACCAACTCAAAGATGAATTTTTGAGTAACATGAGCGATCGCCTACGCTATCCCCTAACAAATATGCGTATGGCACTGCGTATGCTGCGTCAACCGGGAAGAACACCCGAGCAGCAGGCGAAGTATCTAGATATTTTAGAAGAGGAATGTACCAAGGAAATAAATTTAATTAACGACTTGCTGACACTCCAAAAGCTAGAGACCCATCAAGAACGTCCGCAATTTGAAACCATTGATTTAAATACAAGAATCGAAGATTTAGCAGCATCTTTTGAGAAAAAGTTTGCAGACAAAGGATTAAGTATTTCTCTCGATTTACCGGAAGAATCTCTAGAGCTACAAACTGAACTGGAGAGCTTTGACCGCATCTTGCAAGAATTGTTCACGAATGCTGGCAAATTCTCAGAACGGGACACCATTGTGCAATTGGAAGCCACGCACCAAGTTGTTGAGCAAGTCGATCGAGTTATTATTAAAGTAACTAATATTGGACGCGGTATATCTGAAGAAGAAGCGACCTATATATTCGATGCATTCCGTCGGGGTAGAGGAAGATGGATTCCAGGTACTGGTCTAGGGCTTGCTCTTGTAAAATCCCTGGTGCAGCATTTAAATGGGGGAATAGCTGTGGAAAGTACTCCGATTGCGGATACCAACCTCAGTAAAATCTGCTTTATCCTCAATCTGCCTCAATTTTCTGACGAAGATAAACCATATTCTGAAAGTGACTGA
- a CDS encoding ribbon-helix-helix domain-containing protein has product MHTITRTPTTDMEVTSIRLERELKDKLKELAGNQGYQALIRDILWNYVQQKSGEWKPRFSKADIRASIAATAQQEERCVLTGQLIQPQQPMLLGLTRTGDMVPLSVESLAG; this is encoded by the coding sequence ATGCATACCATCACTCGCACCCCAACCACTGATATGGAAGTCACCAGCATCCGCTTAGAGCGCGAATTAAAAGACAAACTCAAAGAACTAGCTGGCAATCAGGGATATCAAGCTCTCATTCGAGATATCCTTTGGAATTATGTCCAGCAAAAATCAGGAGAGTGGAAACCCCGATTTTCAAAAGCTGATATTAGAGCTAGCATAGCTGCTACAGCCCAGCAAGAAGAACGCTGCGTGCTCACAGGTCAATTAATTCAACCCCAACAACCGATGCTGTTAGGACTGACGAGAACTGGCGATATGGTTCCTCTGAGTGTCGAAAGTTTAGCTGGATAA
- a CDS encoding SRPBCC family protein, which translates to MTEEKYTPEELDLIATEDDTSLEENLAGDALDLQAVAVQIEKIADRQRQISATIQIPQPVAQVWEVLTNYEALADFIPNLANSRLLEHPNGGIRLEQVGSQRFLRLNFSARVVLDLEEYFPKEIIFQMVEGDFKDFSGSWRLEPYSLGQETGTNLCYTVKVWPKRTMPVGIIERRLAKDLQLNLLAIRQRLEELTR; encoded by the coding sequence GTGACTGAAGAAAAATACACACCAGAAGAACTCGATTTAATTGCCACTGAAGACGACACCAGCTTAGAAGAAAATTTGGCGGGTGATGCTCTTGATTTGCAAGCTGTAGCAGTTCAAATTGAGAAAATCGCCGACCGACAGCGGCAAATTTCTGCTACCATCCAAATTCCTCAACCAGTAGCACAAGTCTGGGAAGTGCTTACTAATTATGAAGCCTTGGCTGATTTCATTCCCAATTTAGCCAACAGTCGTCTGCTTGAGCATCCCAACGGTGGTATTCGCTTGGAACAAGTAGGTTCCCAACGCTTTTTACGTTTGAATTTTTCTGCCCGTGTGGTTCTCGACCTCGAAGAATACTTCCCCAAAGAAATTATTTTCCAAATGGTAGAGGGGGATTTTAAAGACTTCTCCGGTAGCTGGCGCTTAGAGCCTTATTCCCTTGGTCAAGAAACAGGAACTAATCTCTGCTATACAGTTAAAGTTTGGCCTAAACGCACAATGCCAGTGGGAATCATTGAGCGTCGCCTTGCTAAGGATCTACAGCTAAATCTCTTAGCAATTCGCCAGCGTCTTGAGGAGTTGACAAGGTGA